CTGGGTCCTGGAGGCGATGGCGTTGTTGATTGGCGGGCCAGTGAACCCCGCCGTCTTCGAGCGGTGGTACAAGCGCGCCCTGCGCGACAGCAGCCATCGTTATGTGACGCTGCAGGCGCAGTTCGGCACGGTCACGTATGTGGTGGATCGTGAGCGGCAACGCTGCTTCGCCGACCCCAACGGCAGTGCCCTGCACTTCCAGGGCGCGGTGTTGACCCTCGAAGGGGACGAGAGCCGCTTCCAGCCCTTCCCGGCAGTGACGGATCTCTACACCGTCGACCTTGCCTCGGGCACGCTGGCCTGGCAGGACTGCCCGCACACCGGCGCCATGCAGGATTTCGAGCGCTTCACGAATTCGCATGCGTAGCTCGCCACCCCGCACCTGGGCAACGCGACGCGGAGCCCTCAGCCCTCAGCCCTCCAGAAACGACAAAGCCCTCACGAGGAGGGCTTTGTCGTTCTTCTTATTGGTGGGTGGTACAGGGATTGAACCTGTGACCCCTGCCGTGTGAAGGCAGTGCTCTACCGCTGAGCTAACCACCCGGGATTCCGGTTTCAGTCGTCAACTTCTTGTTTGTTTGTCGTTGCGACCGAAGAACGCAATTATGGCAGAACTTTTCGCCAAATGGTAGCCCCCGACGAAGATTTATCGAGCTGGACCAAAACCGCCTCGTGCTCGACCGTCTCGGCCTCGGTGGCCAGCAGCACCGGCAGCTGGAACTGGCTCAGATCAATGCGTTCCACTTCCAGCTCCTGCGGCCCACCCTCATCGGCCTCGATGACCAGCGACTCCTGGCCGCGCGTCATCTGGATGTAGACCTCGGCCAGCAAGCCGGCATCGAGCAGGGCGCCGTGCAGCGTACGGCTTGAGTTGTCGACCTCCAGCCGCTTGCACAGCGCGTCCAGCGAGTTCGACTTGCCGGGGAACATCTCGCGCGCCATCAGCAGGCTGTCGGTCACACCCGCCACCAGCGTGTGGAACTTCGGGCGCCCCAGGCGCTTGAGCTCGGCGTCGAGGAAGCCGACGTCGAAGCTGGCGTTGTGGATGATGATCTCGGCCCCGGCCAGGTAGTCGAGCAGCTCGTCCGCAATGGCGGCGAACACCGGCTTGTCCGCCAGGAACTCGTCGGTCAACCCGTGGATCTTCACCGCGTCCTCATGGTTCGGGCGCTCCGGGTTGACGTAGAAGTGCTTGTTGTTGCCGGTCAACCGGCGGTTCACCATCTCCACGCAACCGATTTCGATGATGCGGTCGCCGGACTCCGGGCTCAGGCCGGTGGTTTCGGTGTCGAAGAAGATCTGTCGCGTCATGCGGCGATTATCGCGAAGCGGCCGCTGCGGCCGCGCCGGCTCAGTGGTTCTCTCTCGCGTGATTGATCGAATACTTGGGGATTTCGATCGTCACGTCCTGCTGCGCCAGGATCGCCTGGCAAGACA
This genomic stretch from Eleftheria terrae harbors:
- the dnaQ gene encoding DNA polymerase III subunit epsilon; this encodes MTRQIFFDTETTGLSPESGDRIIEIGCVEMVNRRLTGNNKHFYVNPERPNHEDAVKIHGLTDEFLADKPVFAAIADELLDYLAGAEIIIHNASFDVGFLDAELKRLGRPKFHTLVAGVTDSLLMAREMFPGKSNSLDALCKRLEVDNSSRTLHGALLDAGLLAEVYIQMTRGQESLVIEADEGGPQELEVERIDLSQFQLPVLLATEAETVEHEAVLVQLDKSSSGATIWRKVLP